A stretch of the Ptychodera flava strain L36383 chromosome 18, AS_Pfla_20210202, whole genome shotgun sequence genome encodes the following:
- the LOC139116861 gene encoding integrin beta-1-like, which translates to MFRTHVCLAVVIALYFTDIEAQTYENPCKQAETCGECISANGLCGWCDDWEYHELHLYKQCDYVQTLMAQGCPIARIVDPNSYVAIIQAKALSDARSSLYRAVQVSPQRVRVRLRVEKSAYLHVKVRQALDYPVDLYYVMDLSKSMRDDLENLKILGDQLAREMKKLTKNFRLGFGSFVDKVVMPYANTVPRKLKEPCDDCIAPFGFRNSLPLHNDSSRFTAKIHQQRTSGNLDHPEGGMDALMQATVCKDKIGWRDGARHLIIYTTDANFHYAGDGKLAGIVRPNDGECYLDSETGEYTKSAFLDYPSISQLNKKMVEHNVIPVFAVTQTEVHIYKELTSHIAGSTAGILATDSSNIVELVKENYKKITSRVTLVDDAPRGIKLSYDSTCKKNVTNFGSNECTGLDVGDTVSFQVRITATECLDKTQTFHIRPIGFDESVEVIAEVDCDCDCEAKAIAEAEACHHGNGTLSCSACICNDFRYGSNCQCSRDDDGPEDLSVCILGNTTGTQGLVCSGRGRCLCGECVCGPGPRDQIFSGPFCECDDTSCDRSGGLVCGGPSRGECICDEILHKSVCRCRDGWIGAACDCPATNIACIASTGEECNGVGYCDCGLCKCNSSISLYFGPTCEDCPIEKAKEGVCEVNRCKNSKACVQCKAYESGNLTREECDECPYPVIMVEEIERENIEVCRYQDDDDCIFEFIHWQLENGSHVLYVDEDKVCPVAVNPLFIVLGVILGILFIGLALLLIWKILTTIHDSREFAKFEQEKMEAKWDAEENPIYKHATSTFKNPTYTGSLFASGAGGDGFVGGAGGGGSGKIGLSSAGGGSAGYGGAGGYGGSGGYGGGGGGGGGGTVSRSYAYSSSTMADGYGGGYGGGGTVGRSYGGGGGGGGGGGGGGGIMVDGSYGGGTVGRGYGGGSVGDGYSSTTVTHNYGGGGGGGGGGSVGESYSYNTVSSSYGGGGMSPGQGGGTLTRSPGGGTLTRSAGGGSVGHGGGTLSRGQGGGTLSRSHGTGTLGRTYAPGTVGESYMHTMSGHGGADGTGCAECAAAAAGTGGGQPYSQTTTYTYNDGNTTYTQYSTNYVQHFD; encoded by the exons ATGTTCCGAACACATGTTTGTCTAGCAGTGGTGATAGCACTATACTTCACGGACATTGAAGCTCAGA CTTACGAAAACCCTTGTAAACAGGCCGAGACATGTGGCGAATGCATCTCGGCAAACGGCCTCTGCGGTTGGTGTGACGACTGG GAGTATCACGAACTCCACTTGTACAAACAGTGTGACTACGTGCAGACCTTGATGGCGCAGGGATGTCCTATAGCACGGATAGTGGATCCCAACAGCTACGTTGCCATCATTCAG GCCAAGGCACTAAGCGATGCCAGGTCTTCGCTTTACAGGGCAGTTCAAGTGAGCCCGCAAAGAGTCCGCGTGAGGCTCAGAGTAG AAAAGTCAGCGTATCTGCATGTAAAAGTTCGCCAGGCGCTAGATTATCCAGTGGACCTCTATTACGTCATGGACTTGTCGAAATCGATGAGGGACGATCTTGAAAATCTCAAAATATTGGGAGACCAACTAG CTCGGGAAATGAAGAAGCTTACGAAGAATTTCCGGCTAGGCTTTGGATCATTCGTTGACAAGGTTGTCATGCCGTATGCAAACACTGTACCTAGGAA GCTCAAGGAACCTTGTGATGATTGCATTGCGCCATTTGGATTTCGAAATTCGCTGCCACTCCACAACGACAGTTCCAGGTTTACG GCCAAGATTCACCAGCAGAGAACGTCGGGAAATTTGGACCATCCTGAAGGCGGCATGGACGCTTTGATGCAAGCCACTGTATGTAAG GACAAGATTGGTTGGCGTGATGGAGCCAGACACTTAATCATCTACACCACGGATGCTAATTTCCATTATGCCGGGGACGGGaag CTTGCAGGTATCGTGAGACCAAACGATGGCGAATGTTACCTTGATTCGGAGACTGGTGAATACACGAAATCAGCTTTCTTG GATTATCCATCGATCAGCCAACTCAACAAGAAAATGGTAGAACATAATGTTATTCCAGTTTTTGCTGTCACTCAAACCGAAGTTCATATTTACAAG GAATTAACCAGTCATATCGCAGGCTCAACAGCTGGGATTTTAGCCACCGACTCGTCGAACATAGTGGAGCTTGTCAAAGAAAACTACAAG AAAATCACTTCGAGGGTGACCCTGGTGGACGATGCCCCGCGGGGCATCAAACTGAGTTACGACTCTACATGCAAGAAAAACGTCACCAATTTCGGATCCAATGAATGCACCGGCCTGGACGTGGGCGACACTGTCAGTTTTCAAGTCCGCATCACAGCGACAGAGTGCCTAGACAAGACACAAAC attccACATAAGGCCGATCGGTTTCGACGAATCGGTAGAAGTGATCGCTGAAGTGGACTGCGACTGCGATTGTGAGGCCAAGGCG ATAGCCGAAGCTGAGGCTTGTCACCATGGAAACGGCACCTTGTCCTGCAGTGCGTGTATCTGCAACGACTTCAGATACGGTAGTAACTGTCAATGCAGCAGAGATGATGACGGCCCAGAAGATTTGTCTGTCTGCATACT GGGCAACACGACGGGAACCCAAGGCCTTGTGTGTTCAGGACGCGGCAGATGTTTATGCGGGGAATGTGTCTGTGGACCCGGG CCGAGAGATCAGATATTCTCCGGACCATTCTGTGAATGTGACGACACATCCTGTGACAGATCTGGTGGCTTAGTCTGTGGAG GTCCTAGCCGTGGTGAATGTATATGCGACGAGATTCTCCACAAGAGCGTATGTCGATGTCGAGACGGTTGGATAGGGGCGGCTTGTGACTGCCCGGCGACCAATATAGCCTGCATCGCGTCAACCGGG GAGGAATGTAATGGTGTCGGATATTGTGATTGCGGTCTCTGCAAATGCAACTCCTCGATATCATTGTACTTTGGACCGACCTGCGAAGACTGCCCGATCGAAAAG GCTAAGGAAGGAGTCTGCGAGGTGAACAGATGTAAAAACAGCAAAGCTTGCGTGCAGTGCAAAGCATACGAGTCCGGGAATTTGACCAGAGAAGAGTGCGACGAATGTCCTTATCCCGTCATTATGGTCGAAGAAATTGAAAGGG AAAATATCGAGGTATGTCGTTACCAGGACGACGATGACTGTATATTCGAATTCATTCACTGGCAACTGGAGAACGGTTCTCACGTCCTTTATGTAGACGAAGACAAAG TGTGTCCAGTGGCTGTAAATCCGTTGTTCATCGTTCTCGGTGTCATATTGGGCATTTTATTCATCGGGTTGGCTCTGCTCCTGATCTGGAAGATACTGACTACGATTCACGACAGCCGAGaatttgccaagtttgaacaggaGAAGATGGAAGCCAAGTGGGATGCG GAAGAAAATCCGATTTACAAGCATGCAACATCAACATTTAAGAATCCAACATACACGGGGTCGTTATTCGCATCTGGGGCAGGGGGAGATGGGTTCGTTGGGGGTGCTGGTGGTGGCGGTAGTGGTAAAATTGGTTTAAGTAGTGCTGGTGGTGGTAGTGCTGGGTATGGAGGAGCTGGCGGGTATGGAGGTAGTGGTGGGTACGGAggaggtggtggtggtggtggtggcggaACCGTCAGCCGTAGCTACGCTTACAGCAGTAGTACCATGGCCGATGGTTATGGCGGCGGTTACGGCGGAGGGGGTACAGTCGGCCGCAGTTATGGAGGAGGAGGCGGCGGCGGTGGCGGCGGCGGCGGCGGTGGTGGTATTATGGTCGATGGAAGTTACGGAGGTGGTACAGTTGGTCGCGGCTACGGGGGCGGCAGCGTTGGTGATGGGTACAGCAGCACGACTGTTACTCATAACTATGGCGGAGGAGGAGGAGGCGGCGGCGGTGGATCAGTTGGGGAGAGCTACTCCTACAACACGGTTAGCAGTAGCTATGGTGGCGGTGGCATGAGCCCGGGCCAGGGAGGTGGCACTCTAACCCGCAGTCCCGGAGGGGGCACACTGACCCGCAGTGCAGGAGGCGGATCGGTTGGTCACGGAGGCGGAACGCTGAGCCGCGGTCAGGGAGGAGGAACTCTCAGCCGGAGTCACGGAACCGGTACTCTTGGTCGCACTTACGCACCCGGCACCGTCGGAGAGAGCTACATGCACACCATGTCCGGTCACGGAGGGGCCGACGGAACAGGCTGCGCTGAATGTGCTGCCGCTGCGGCCGGCACTGGCGGGGGACAGCCTTACTCACAAACCACAACGTACACCTACAACGATGGAAATACAACATACACGCAGTACTCGACTAATTACGTGCAACATTTCGATTAA